In Mucinivorans hirudinis, the DNA window TGATTATCAGAAAATCAGCACCTGGGATTGTGGCATCGGTGATATTGGCGATTTCGAGGGCTATGGGCGAGACTATTGCCGTTCTGATGGTATGTGGAAATATTGTGCAGTTGCCTGATTCGTTATTGGATGGATGCTATCCGCTGCCGGCATTGATTGCCAATAACTATGGCGAGATGCTCAGCGTGCCCCTCTATGAGTCGGCTTTGATGATGGCGGCACTGATATTGTTTGTTGTGGTTTTTGTCTTTAATATTGTTTCGCGGGTGATATTGCGTAGGATAGAGAATAGAATGGCATAGCGCGGTTATTGTCCGGAAATAATGTCTCTTTTGTGAATAAAAGAGACAAAAAACTTTCATAAGAGGAATTAGAAGATGAAGTTGAAATTTATAGAAGAGAAAGTCGCTAAGGCGGTGATGTTTATTACCACCTTGACCCTCTTTTTCTTTGTCGCAAGCATACTGTACACAATAGTTTCCAAAGGATGGAGCAGCCTGACGTGGGAGATGATTTCTCAGCTGCCGCAGGGGGGGTTCTATATTGGTGGTGATGGGGGGATTCTCAATGCCATTGTCGGCTCGCTCTACATTGTGGGAGCATCCACCATTCTCGGGCTGCTCATTAGCATCCCCGTGGTCTTCTATATGAATGTCTACCTGAGTAAAAAATCGAAAATCGCCTACGCTGCCCGCCTATCTTTCGATGTCCTCTTTGGCATACCCTCAATCGTTTATGGCGCATTTGCCTTCACGATAATGATTTATCTCGGTCTGAAAACATCACTCCTTGGCGGTATCATCGTGATAACGCTCCTGATTATACCTATATTTATACGCTCGATGGACGAAATTGCCCGTACGATGCCACGCGAGATTCTCGATGCAACCTTCTCATTGGGCGCAACCAAGTGGGAGAGTATCAAGGTTGTAGTGCGCCAG includes these proteins:
- a CDS encoding Phosphate transport system permease protein PstA; this translates as MKLKFIEEKVAKAVMFITTLTLFFFVASILYTIVSKGWSSLTWEMISQLPQGGFYIGGDGGILNAIVGSLYIVGASTILGLLISIPVVFYMNVYLSKKSKIAYAARLSFDVLFGIPSIVYGAFAFTIMIYLGLKTSLLGGIIVITLLIIPIFIRSMDEIARTMPREILDATFSLGATKWESIKVVVRQIAPGIATATLLSIGRAIGDAAAVLFTAGYTDSIPTSLSQPAATLPLAVFFQLSSPIEEVQQRAYGAALILTIIVLVLSIVGRLITNRFSKNRIK